The DNA sequence TTTTCAAAATCCCTTACAGAAACAACACTGTCTGTACTCATCCTATCCAAGGCGATCAGCATATTTTTAGAATATTCTAAGCTATTGTAATTGGCGGTAAGAATTTTCTCGGTGTCAGATTTCAGTTTATTGATATATACAGAGCCAACTACTGAAAGTAAAACGATCAGCAAAAATAAAAGACCTACGCCTAGTGTGAGTTTAGTTTTAAGTTTCATTACTCTTAAGATAAAATGATAATGTCTATCTGTCGTTCGTTCAATCGGTTCATTAATGTATAGATCCAGCTATAACCGGAAAGTCTTTGCCAGAAATGAGAGTGCGGTTTTCCGATACATACTGTTGTGATATTGTGTTGAATGACATAGTCCAGAATTCCTTTATGAACACTGTTTTCCTTTATCCGGATTACTTTGGCACCCATTTCTTGTGCTAAATTAAAATTATTAATTAAATATCGTTGCTTATTTAAGGCTATTTTTTCCGGATTTTCAGAGGGTTTCTGTACATATAAAACCGTCCATGGACTGTTATAATAACTGGCCAGACGCGCTGTTTTCCTGATAATATTTTTGGCGATTTTCTCATTACTGCTGATGCAGGCTAGAAATTTGATGGGTTTAAAGTTTTCAGTTTTAATTTCAGTTTCTACTTTCCTTTCAACATGGGTAGCTACCTCCTTTAAAGAAAGTTCCCGGAGTTGCAGAATGTGTCCGCTTTGGAAAAAGTTGTTCAGTGCCGTCTGAATTTTCTCTTTCTTATAGATCTTTCCTTCTTTTAGTCTGGTTAAAAGTTCATCAGCGGTTAAATCAATATTCACCACTTCATCAGCAAGGGCAAGAATTTTGTCAGGAACTCGTTCTGAAACCTCTATACCGGTGATCTTTTTTACCTCTTCGTTCAGACTCTCAATATGCTGGATGTTCATCGCACTGATGACGTTGATTCCATTATCAAGAATCTCTAATACATCCTGCCATCTTTTTTTATTCTTAGAACCTTCTACATTGGTGTGTGCCAGTTCATCTACAAGAACAACTTCCGGGTGCTCATTGATGATAGCCTGAAGATCCATTTCTTCGAGATTTTTGCCCTTGTAAAATACAGATCTTCTTGCTATTTCAGGAATGCCATCAACCAATGCAACTGTTTCTTCCCGGCCGTGTGTTTCGACATAGCCTATTTTTACATCAATCCCATTTCGTAGCAGGGCATGAGCTTCCTGAAGCATACGGAAAGTTTTCCCCACACCAGCACTCATTCCAATATAGATCTTGAATTTTCCTTTTTTTGATTTTTGAATCAGTTCTAAAAATTGTTTTGCTGATGACATTGATTTTATTCTTTTTAATTTTATTTTTTCTTGAACCATAAAAGGAACAAAATTTTTAGACCTAAACACGCTGAGGTATTTAAGTCTAAAAAAGATTTATTTTTTAAAACCACGCCGCTAGGCTCGTTGTAACAAAGAAGTTTCCTTGTTTAAAATCATCACCTTTTACAAAGATCGCATCTTTTGAATTAAATGCTCTTGCTTCTGTACGAAAAACAATATTTTTCGAAACTGCATAATCTATATTAAAGGAGTATCCAAAAGTCTGAAACCCATTAGGTGTTTTGGTCGCAATAATTACTCCGTTCTTATCACTATAGTATTCAAGTCTTCCCGCAAGAGCCCATCGATTATCAAGTTGATATTTCATCAACAGGTTGGGGCTGTACCACAGACTATATTGGTCACTACCTTTTGATTTCTGCTCAGCACCGATATCAAAACCTATCACTGTGGAAAACGCTTCGGTCAATTGGAAGCTTCCATATAAGTCATGGAAATACCGCATTCTCTTGTCTTCTTTTGCTTTATCATTTCCTATGAAAGAGCTGCTGTTCAAGGTGATTTTATCATTAGGTTTAAAAGTGACCTGATGTCCGAAAGAAATACTTTGATTCCCTTCTGGCTTTGCAATACGCTGCCATCCATTCAATACCATTCCGCTTAGAAACCATTTCCCGTTATCTGAAGTATAAGAGATTTTAGCTCCTGTTTCAAAATAAGGAGAATTTTCAGCAGCAAAACTCCTTGTTAAATTGATATTATCCTTTCCTATCGCACTTTCCCAACCAATATGAGAGGGCATTATCCCCGCATCGATCCATAGGTTTTTGGTTTCGGAGATTTTAATTCCAATATTAGCCTCATTTACATAACGTAGAGCGTTCTGCTCTGCTGCCATATTATCCTGGGCGTACGTCCCTGCCATTAAGGCCATATTAGCACGGAATTTATCACTCTCATACGAAGCTTTTACCATGCCCAGATTAAGATTAAGTTCATTATGCCTGTTGTATGAATACAGGAAATTCTGACGAAGATGATTGGCTGGTTCATTAAAATCATAAGTATAAAATAACTCTGCATAGGCAGAAAATTTCACTTTTGGACTTACTTTCACGGAATCTGAAGATTGAGCTTTTGGAAAATAAATTCCCATTAATATTCCAGCGACAATATATTTTTTCATGTTAGTTTTAAGCATTATTTTAATTGATCTAAAGCGATATTAAGTTGTAAGACATTCACTTTAGAAGGTCCGAAAAGTCCAAGCAGGGGCTTTTCTGTGTGTGTTTTAATAAGATTTTCAATAGTGGCTTCCGAAAGGTTTCTTTCCTTTGCTATTCTTTTGATCTGAAAAGCAGCACCTGCTTCAGAAATATTAGGGTCTAAACCGCTTCCACTTGCTGTAACCAGTTCAACAGGCACTTTTTCGTTGTTCATTTCAGGATTCTGCATTCTTAAAGTGTCTATTCTTTTTTGTACGGTTTCCAGATATTCTTTATTGCTGGGCCCCTTATTGCTTCCTGCACTTCCTGATGCATTGTAGTTCACCGCTGATGGGCGGCTGTGGAAGTATTTCAGGGATTTAAATTCCTGTCCAATGTTGGCGTAAAACTTCTGACCTTTATAAGTAATGGTTTCTGCATTTCCCTGGGTAGGTAAGATCTTTGAACCTGCATAAACAATGATTAAATAAACTCCAACAAGAAGTCCCATTACGAAAGTCAGTTTCAATGATGATATTATATAATTTTTCATTTTTCTAAAATTTTTAAAAGAATAAGCTGATGAGTAGATCAATAACTTTTATTCCGATAAATGGAGCTATGATACCTCCAACACCGTAAATCAAAAGGTTTCTTCTTAACAGCGCACTGGCACCGATGGGTTTGTACGCAACCCCTTTTAAAGCCAATGGAATTAAAATCGGAATAATAATAGCATTGAAGATAATAGCCGATAATATGGCTGATTCAGGGCTATGAAGATTCATAATATTCAATTTCTGAAGAGCCGGAATGAACGTGATAAATAAGGCCGGTATAATGGCGAAATATTTAGCGACATCATTCGCAATACTGAAAGTGGTAAGTGTTCCACGGGTCATCAATAACTGTTTTCCAATCTCTACAATTTCAATCAGCTTGGTAGGGTCGTTGTCAAGATCTACCATGTTTCCGGCTTCTTTTGCAGCCTGTGTTCCACTGTTCATTGCTACACCGACATCTGCCTGAGCCAAAGCGGGTGCGTCATTCGTTCCATCTCCCATCATTGCTACCAGTTTTCCTGACTGCTGCTCTTTCTTGATGTAATTCATTTTATCCTCCGGCTTAGCTTCTGCAATGAAATCATCAACCCCAGCTTTTTCTGCGATAAATTTTGCTGTCAATGGATTATCTCCTGTTACCATCACGGTTTTTACACCCATTTTTCTCAAGCGTTGGAAACGTTCCTGAATTCCGGTTTTAATGATATCCTGAAGTTCAATCACTCCCCAGACTTCTTCATTTACAGAAACGACTAAAGGAGTTCCTCCGTTTTCAGAAATTTTAGTCGTAGCATCCTGAGTTTCCTGAGGAAAGAGATTTCCTGCTTTTTCAGTTAATTTCTTAATGGTATCATAAGCTCCTTTTCGGATTCTTGTATTCTCAAAATCGATCCCTGAAGTTCTCGTCTCAGCAGTAAAGTCGATATAAGTGGGACTCGACACAATCAGGTCTTTTGGTTGTAGTTCGCTTAATTCAATAATTGACTTTCCTTCCGGGGTTTCATCTGCCACTGAGCTTAATGCTGAAGCTTTTATAAATTCTTCCAGTTTAATGTTATGGGCAGGGTGAAATTGGGTTGCTTTACGGTTTCCTATCGTTATCGTTCCCGTTTTATCCAATAGTAAGACATCAATATCGCCTGCTGTTTCAACGGCTTTTCCACTTTTTGTAATGACATTGGCTCTTAAAGCTCTGTCCATCCCCGCAATTCCAATTGCAGAAAGCAGACCTCCGATCGTTGTGGGTATCAAACAAACGAAAAGTGATATAAATGCCGCAATGGTAATCGGCGTCTGCGCATAATCTGCAAAGGGTTTTAAAGTAAGGGTAACTATTATAAAGGTTAAAGTAAATCCTGCTAAAAGTATCGTTAATGCGATCTCATTAGGTGTTTTTTGTCTTGAAGCACCTTCCACAAGGGCAATCATTTTATCAAGGAAAGATTCACCGGGTTTTGTAGTCACTTTCACTTTTATGCGGTCAGAAAGTACTTTTGTACCACCGGTCACTGAACTTTTATCGCCTCCTGCTTCTCTAATGACTGGTGCGCTTTCTCCGGTAATTGCAGATTCATCTATGGTAGCCAAACCTTCAATGATCTCTCCGTCCATTGGGATCTGATCACCGGTTTCACATAAAAAGATATCCCCTAATTTCATTTCAGCAGACATTTTTAACGTAGTGTCTACCTGAAATCCGGGTTTATTTTCGATAATTAATTTTGCCGGAGTTTCTTCACGTGTTTTACGTAATGTATCCGCCTGTGCTTTACCTCTTGCTTCTGCGATAGCTTCTGCAAAATTGGCAAAAAGAACAGTGAAAAATAGAATGATAAATACTAAAAAATTATAAGAGAAACTTCCCTGTGTTTTATCTCCTGTTAAGCTAAATAAGCTCACAACAAACATGATGATGGTTCCGATCTCAACCAGGAACATAACAGGATTTTTAAACATGATTTTCGGATTTAGCTTTACGAAAGACTGTTTGATCGCTTCGTTTACCAAATCTTTTTGAAACAATGTTTGTGATTGATTTTTCATTTTTTTGAAAGAGTTATATAATTTGAAACCAATGTGAACCATTAAGGTGATAAAAAGACCTAAGAATTGATATGGATAATATTATTCGAATGAATGTTTTATGAGAGGTAGACTAGTATCTGGCTTTATCAGTTTCCTTAATGGCTTACGATTGATTTTAATTGTAGGGGTTCACATTTATTTAGAAAAATATTGAAGTTGTTCCGCAATAGGACCCAATGTAAGTGCCGGAAAGAATGATAAGGCTGCGATAAGCAGGATCACGGCTAAAGTCATGAATCCAAAGGTTGCCGTATCCGTTTTCAAAGTACCTGCACTTTCAGGGATATATTTTTTCTGAGCCAGATAACCTGCAATGGCTATAGGACCAATGATCGGGATAAATCTTGAAAGTAAAAGAACAATTCCTGTTGAAATATTCCACCATGGAGTATTATCACCGAGTCCTTCAAATCCGGAACCGTTATTAGCAGAAGAGGAAGTGAACTCATACAGCATCTCACTGAATCCATGAAATCCGGGGTTGTTTAATGTTTTAGCTCCGAATTCCGGCAGGTAGGCGGTTAAAGCTGTTCCCACAAGGATTAAGAATGGGTGGAATAAAGCTACGATCATTGCGATCTTCATTTCCTTGGCTTCGATTTTTTTACCCATAAATTCCGGTGTCCTTCCAACCATCAGACCACTCATAAATACGGCGAGAATGATGAATATGAAATAATTCAGGATTCCTACACCACAACCTCCATAGAAACAGTTGATCATCATAGCCAAAAGCTCGTTCATTCCTGAAAGTGGCATTGTACTGTCGTGCATTGCATTTACAGATCCTGTAGAAATGACCGTCGTAGCGATACTCCAATATCCTGAAGCAGCACTTCCAAAACGGATTTCTTTACCTTCCATTGCTCCCAGGTGACTGTCAGCTCCCATTTGGGTAATCAAGGGGTTTCCATTAGTTTCGTTGATTACATTTGGAACAGTAAGAGCCAGAAAACCAATAGTCATTACCGTGAAAATCGTCCATGAAAGTTTTCTTTTCTTTAAATAAAACCCTAATGCAAATACCAAAGCAAACGGAATGATCATCTGAGTAACCATTTCAGTCATATTGGTCATATAATTAGGGTTCTCAAGCGGGTGTGCTGAGTTGGCTCCGAAAAAACCACCTCCATTGGTTCCCAAATGTTTAATAGAAACAAAAGCAGCAACAGGACCTCTCGAAATATCAGCTTTTTGACCTTCTAAAGTAGTAATATGATCTTTCCCTTCAAACGTCATTGGAGTTCCGTTAGCAGAAAGAATAAGTGCCACAATAATACCTATTGGGATCAATATTCTGATCATGGATTTTGTGAAGAAATCAAAGAAATTTCCTAACTCTGTTGTTGTTTTTTCTTTAAATGCTTTAAAAAGTACCGCCATAGCAGCCATTCCGGTTGCAGCAGTTACAAATTGAAGAAACATTAAATATAATTGACTCAGATAGCTTACTCCCGTTTCGCCGGAATAATGCTGTAGATTACAATTCACCAGAAAAGAAATTGCGGTATTGAAAGCAAGATCAGGTGACATATCTGGATTTCCATCAGGATTTAATGGAAGCCAGGATTGATTTAACAGAATAAAAAATCCAATGATAAACCAAACAAGATTGATCGTCAGCATCGCAAACATGTTTTGCTTCCAGGTCATCTGACGGTTGGGATTAATTCCGGATACTTTATAAATTAGATTTTCAATAGGCTGGAAAATAAAATCTAAAAAGGTTTTTTTATGGCCATAAACATTAGCAATATATTTACCTAAAAATAATCCTATTACTAATGTGATGACAAACATCGCTATGATGCCTAAAATTTCTGTGTTCATGATTGATTAAAATTTTTCTGGTTTTATAAGAACATAGCAGATATACACGAAGGCCAGTATTGAAAGAAAAAATAAACTCCACATAGCTTTATATTTTATCAAAAAATTCAACGGATTTGTACAAAAGCCAAAACATCACTGCACAAAGCAGCACTAAACTAATAAGCATCATATCTTTATAATTAAGGTTAATAGGGTAAATAGTACATACGACACCATCAGCAAGCTCAACTTCGAATGATCCCGTTTTTTGAATGTTCTTTTTGAAATAGTCATTTTGAAATATTTTATTTTTTATCCCTAATGCCAAAAAAGAATCCATTTTGTTATTTTTTAATTTAATACGTTGTTTATTAGTTATTTATGTGTTTTATGGAATAGTACTAAAAACAGAAAAGCCTATCAAAATGATAGGCTCTTTATTAAAATGATAGGCTTAGTTTTATCGTAATCCGTATTCTTCCAGCTTGCGGTATAACGTGGCAATACCAATTTCCAGCAGTCTTGCTGCTTCCGCTTTATTGCCCTTGGTGTAATGCAAAACTTTTTGAATATGTTCTTTTTCAAGTGATCTGATGCTCAAAGAATCTTTGTCACTGTTTACTTTTTCTGAATAATGGGGAAGGCTTTCTGTATCCAGAATATGGTCATTCATTAAAATGAGACTTCTTTCTATCGTATTTCTTAATTCCCGGATGTTCCCTTTCCAGTCATTTTTTTCCAGTGTTTTATAATAGTCAGGAGAAACCTGTACTGAGTTTAAGTGTAATTTGTGTGAAAAAATATCAATAAAGCTTTTAGCCAACACTTTTAAGTCCTCTTTCCTTTCTCTTAAAGGAGGGAGAGTGATCTCAAAAACATTCAATCTGAAATAAAGGTCTTCTCTGAAATTTCCCTGCCTGATCTCATCTTCAAGATTCCTGTTTGTTGCAGCGATCAATCTGAAGTCTGATTTTGAAACTTTTGTTTCACCCATTTTCATAAATTCATGGGTCTCAAGAACGCGGAGCAGTTTAGCCTGGAGCTCAATAGGCATTTCTCCGATCTCATCTAAAAATAAAGTCCCACCATTGGCTTCTTCTACCAATCCTTTTTTGTCTTTGATCGCTCCGGTAAAGGCTCCCTGTTTGTGCCCAAAAAGTTCACTTTCGAGGATTTCTTTGCTAAATGCAGAACAGTTTATTGCGACAAAGTTATTTTTCTTTCGGTCACTTCCTTCATGAATGGCATTCGCAAAGACCTCTTTCCCGGTTCCTGTCTCTCCGGTTAACAGAACAGTGGCATCCGTTAGGGCCACTTTTTCAGCTAGTTTTTTAGCCTGAAGAATGGATGGAGAGCTTCCCATGATCTGATTGAATCCCTTTTGTACATCACCTTTCTGAACAATCTTAGATTTATTATCTTGTACTTTGTCCAAAGCTTTGTATACTAAAGGAATGATTTTGTCATTGTCATCGCCTTTTACGATATAATCGTAAGCACCATTTTTCATCGCCTGAACTGCGTCCGTAATATTTCCGAAAGCAGTCATCAGAATAATTTCCAGATGTGGATATTTTGTTTTGATGGATCTTACCAGTTCAACGCCAAAGCCATCGGGTAAGCGGACATCGCTTAAAACGACATCAAATTCGTATTGCTCAAGCATCGTCATCGCCGAACGGGCAGTAGAAGCTTCTTTGACATTAAAATCTTCCTGAGAAAGGATCATTCCCAAAAGTTTGAGAAGTTTAAGCTCATCATCGATGATCAGAATATTTCCGGACATGGTATAAATTTTAGGTAAAACCTTATGCAAACTTAATCAAACTTGGAGATACAAACCGAATCTTAGAGATTTTTATTTAATGTACAATGTATTTGAATAGCAGAGCATCATTGAAAACTCAACCGATAATTCAACAGTTTTACAAATCTGCAATTTTACCATTTTACCATTTCGCTATTCAGGCATCCAGCCTATCCACTTCGCTATTTCAAATCACCATCATAGATTTAATAATTATAAAATTAACAGGCTTTATTTTTGTATTGCTTACATTTGTAAGGCATTCTGTTTTAAAGAATGAAAATGAACTTACATATTACATATGACGGACAAAAGATATAAGGAGACGATTCACACAGACAAAAATAATTACGAATATATAGCCGTCACTCACGACGAAAACGGGGTAAGAATGTATACCCTGAAAAATGGACTGAAGGTCTTTCTTGCTCAAAATTTTGATTCCCCAAGGATTCAGACTTATATTCCCGTAAGGACGGGAAGTAACAACGATCCTTCTGATAATACTGGTTTAGCACATTACCTTGAACATATGATGTTTAAGGGGACCTCTAAAATAGGAACTCAAAACTGGGATAAAGAAAAGGTCTTACTGGATCAGATTTCGGAATTATATGAACAGCATAAAGCAGAAGAGAACGCTGAAAGAAAAAAAGAGATTTATAAAAAAATCGATGAGGTATCTCAGGAGGCAAGCCAATATGCTATCGCCAATGAGTATGATAAAGTGATTTCTTCATTAGGAGCTAGTGGAACCAATGCCCATACATGGTTCGATGAAACTGTTTATAAAAATAATATTCCTAATAATGAGCTTGAAAAATGGCTGAAAGTTGAGAAGGAAAGATTCTCGGAAATTGTTTTGCGCCTGTTCCATACAGAACTTGAGTCTGTTTATGAAGAATTCAACAGGGCTCAGGATAATGATTCCAGATTAGTGAATTATGAACTGATGGATGCGCTTTTCCCTACCCATGCCAATGGCCAGCAGACTACTTTAGGAAGACCCGAGCATTTGAAAAACCCTTCTATGAAAGCTATTCATAAATATTTTGATGAATATTATGTTCCTAATAACTATGCGATGGTAATGGTAGGGGACTTGAATTACGAAGATACGATCCAGCTTATTGATCAGTATTTCGGAACCATTCCTTATAGAGAACTCCCAAAGAAATCTCCTGTTATTGAAGAACCTCTTACAGGAATTGTAAAGCGGACGGTGAAAAGCCCAACCACACCAAGGGTTCAGCTGGCATGGAGAACAGAAAGTTATGGAACCAGAGAAGCGATGTTGGCGGATATTACAGTAAATATCATGAGCAACAGGGGAGAAGCAGGACTGCTAGATCTTAATATCAATCAAAACCAAAAAATGCTTTGGGCGCAGGCTTTTTCTGTGGGATTAAAACAATACGGTTATTTTTCAATTGTTGCCGTACCTAAAGAAACCCAGACTTTGGATGAAGCAAGGGATATGGTTTTAGAACAGATTGAATTAATAAAAAAAGGAGAATTTCCCGATTGGATGCTTCCTTCAATTATCAATGATTTCAAACTTCAGAGAATGAAGGCGCTAGAAACGGCTGACGGCTTGGCCACCAATCTTTATGATACTTATATAAAAGGAAGGACATGGGCGGAAGAACTTAATGAAATGGATGAATATGCCTCATTTACGAAACAGGACGTTATCGATTTTGCTAAAAGTTTTTTTAAAGATAATTATGTAGTCATTAATAAAGAAAAAGGCATTAACGATAAGCTTGTCAGAGTTGAAAATCCCGGTATTACACCCATTAAAATTAACAGGGATGCGCAGTCAGAGTTTTTAAAACAGATTTTAGCAGAGAAGACAGAGGATATCCAACCTGAATTTATCGATTATAACAAAGAGATCATAACGGGGGCAATTAAAGACAAAAAACTAAGCTTTGTCAAAAATAAGTACAATGATATTGCCCAGGCCTATTTTATTTTCCCTTTTGGAAGTGATAACGATCGTGATTTGGCAATATCAACACAGCTATTGCAATACTTGGGAACTGAACAGTATTCTCCGGAGGACCTGAAGAAAGAATTCTTTAAAATTGGAGTAAGCAACGATTTCAAGACAACAAATGATCAGCTTGTGATTTCACTGAGTGGTTTGGAAGAAAATATTGAGAAAGGAGTTGAGTTGCTACAGCATTGGATGTATAACGTAAAACCCGATCAGAAAATCTACCACCAG is a window from the Chryseobacterium sp. T16E-39 genome containing:
- the kdpC gene encoding potassium-transporting ATPase subunit KdpC translates to MKNYIISSLKLTFVMGLLVGVYLIIVYAGSKILPTQGNAETITYKGQKFYANIGQEFKSLKYFHSRPSAVNYNASGSAGSNKGPSNKEYLETVQKRIDTLRMQNPEMNNEKVPVELVTASGSGLDPNISEAGAAFQIKRIAKERNLSEATIENLIKTHTEKPLLGLFGPSKVNVLQLNIALDQLK
- a CDS encoding histidine kinase produces the protein MSSAKQFLELIQKSKKGKFKIYIGMSAGVGKTFRMLQEAHALLRNGIDVKIGYVETHGREETVALVDGIPEIARRSVFYKGKNLEEMDLQAIINEHPEVVLVDELAHTNVEGSKNKKRWQDVLEILDNGINVISAMNIQHIESLNEEVKKITGIEVSERVPDKILALADEVVNIDLTADELLTRLKEGKIYKKEKIQTALNNFFQSGHILQLRELSLKEVATHVERKVETEIKTENFKPIKFLACISSNEKIAKNIIRKTARLASYYNSPWTVLYVQKPSENPEKIALNKQRYLINNFNLAQEMGAKVIRIKENSVHKGILDYVIQHNITTVCIGKPHSHFWQRLSGYSWIYTLMNRLNERQIDIIILS
- a CDS encoding M16 family metallopeptidase gives rise to the protein MTDKRYKETIHTDKNNYEYIAVTHDENGVRMYTLKNGLKVFLAQNFDSPRIQTYIPVRTGSNNDPSDNTGLAHYLEHMMFKGTSKIGTQNWDKEKVLLDQISELYEQHKAEENAERKKEIYKKIDEVSQEASQYAIANEYDKVISSLGASGTNAHTWFDETVYKNNIPNNELEKWLKVEKERFSEIVLRLFHTELESVYEEFNRAQDNDSRLVNYELMDALFPTHANGQQTTLGRPEHLKNPSMKAIHKYFDEYYVPNNYAMVMVGDLNYEDTIQLIDQYFGTIPYRELPKKSPVIEEPLTGIVKRTVKSPTTPRVQLAWRTESYGTREAMLADITVNIMSNRGEAGLLDLNINQNQKMLWAQAFSVGLKQYGYFSIVAVPKETQTLDEARDMVLEQIELIKKGEFPDWMLPSIINDFKLQRMKALETADGLATNLYDTYIKGRTWAEELNEMDEYASFTKQDVIDFAKSFFKDNYVVINKEKGINDKLVRVENPGITPIKINRDAQSEFLKQILAEKTEDIQPEFIDYNKEIITGAIKDKKLSFVKNKYNDIAQAYFIFPFGSDNDRDLAISTQLLQYLGTEQYSPEDLKKEFFKIGVSNDFKTTNDQLVISLSGLEENIEKGVELLQHWMYNVKPDQKIYHQFVETVLENREAMKKDKNRIMTALTNYTKLGEFSRFTDVISREELETSKVEVFTDRIKKMFGFPYQIFFYGKNLENFKSYIENYVKPASFEIPDAKKYPEPETNGKVNFIDYDMVQVEMSKIGKGHDINTANLGKINVFNEYFGRGLSSIVFQEIRESKSLAYSAYVSYAANSESGHPDYVTTYIGTQPDKLQIAVDTMSELMSELPEVPIQFDNAKSTALKQIASTRVTRTNIFFNTLRLKKIGITHDFRKDIYEQIQKLDFAEVKQFYQTEIKPLHFNTAILGKKENLNMEAANDMGTFKEVSLKDIFGH
- the kdpA gene encoding potassium-transporting ATPase subunit KdpA, with the protein product MNTEILGIIAMFVITLVIGLFLGKYIANVYGHKKTFLDFIFQPIENLIYKVSGINPNRQMTWKQNMFAMLTINLVWFIIGFFILLNQSWLPLNPDGNPDMSPDLAFNTAISFLVNCNLQHYSGETGVSYLSQLYLMFLQFVTAATGMAAMAVLFKAFKEKTTTELGNFFDFFTKSMIRILIPIGIIVALILSANGTPMTFEGKDHITTLEGQKADISRGPVAAFVSIKHLGTNGGGFFGANSAHPLENPNYMTNMTEMVTQMIIPFALVFALGFYLKKRKLSWTIFTVMTIGFLALTVPNVINETNGNPLITQMGADSHLGAMEGKEIRFGSAASGYWSIATTVISTGSVNAMHDSTMPLSGMNELLAMMINCFYGGCGVGILNYFIFIILAVFMSGLMVGRTPEFMGKKIEAKEMKIAMIVALFHPFLILVGTALTAYLPEFGAKTLNNPGFHGFSEMLYEFTSSSANNGSGFEGLGDNTPWWNISTGIVLLLSRFIPIIGPIAIAGYLAQKKYIPESAGTLKTDTATFGFMTLAVILLIAALSFFPALTLGPIAEQLQYFSK
- the kdpB gene encoding potassium-transporting ATPase subunit KdpB, which gives rise to MKNQSQTLFQKDLVNEAIKQSFVKLNPKIMFKNPVMFLVEIGTIIMFVVSLFSLTGDKTQGSFSYNFLVFIILFFTVLFANFAEAIAEARGKAQADTLRKTREETPAKLIIENKPGFQVDTTLKMSAEMKLGDIFLCETGDQIPMDGEIIEGLATIDESAITGESAPVIREAGGDKSSVTGGTKVLSDRIKVKVTTKPGESFLDKMIALVEGASRQKTPNEIALTILLAGFTLTFIIVTLTLKPFADYAQTPITIAAFISLFVCLIPTTIGGLLSAIGIAGMDRALRANVITKSGKAVETAGDIDVLLLDKTGTITIGNRKATQFHPAHNIKLEEFIKASALSSVADETPEGKSIIELSELQPKDLIVSSPTYIDFTAETRTSGIDFENTRIRKGAYDTIKKLTEKAGNLFPQETQDATTKISENGGTPLVVSVNEEVWGVIELQDIIKTGIQERFQRLRKMGVKTVMVTGDNPLTAKFIAEKAGVDDFIAEAKPEDKMNYIKKEQQSGKLVAMMGDGTNDAPALAQADVGVAMNSGTQAAKEAGNMVDLDNDPTKLIEIVEIGKQLLMTRGTLTTFSIANDVAKYFAIIPALFITFIPALQKLNIMNLHSPESAILSAIIFNAIIIPILIPLALKGVAYKPIGASALLRRNLLIYGVGGIIAPFIGIKVIDLLISLFF
- a CDS encoding sigma-54-dependent transcriptional regulator, whose translation is MSGNILIIDDELKLLKLLGMILSQEDFNVKEASTARSAMTMLEQYEFDVVLSDVRLPDGFGVELVRSIKTKYPHLEIILMTAFGNITDAVQAMKNGAYDYIVKGDDNDKIIPLVYKALDKVQDNKSKIVQKGDVQKGFNQIMGSSPSILQAKKLAEKVALTDATVLLTGETGTGKEVFANAIHEGSDRKKNNFVAINCSAFSKEILESELFGHKQGAFTGAIKDKKGLVEEANGGTLFLDEIGEMPIELQAKLLRVLETHEFMKMGETKVSKSDFRLIAATNRNLEDEIRQGNFREDLYFRLNVFEITLPPLRERKEDLKVLAKSFIDIFSHKLHLNSVQVSPDYYKTLEKNDWKGNIRELRNTIERSLILMNDHILDTESLPHYSEKVNSDKDSLSIRSLEKEHIQKVLHYTKGNKAEAARLLEIGIATLYRKLEEYGLR
- a CDS encoding porin, producing MKKYIVAGILMGIYFPKAQSSDSVKVSPKVKFSAYAELFYTYDFNEPANHLRQNFLYSYNRHNELNLNLGMVKASYESDKFRANMALMAGTYAQDNMAAEQNALRYVNEANIGIKISETKNLWIDAGIMPSHIGWESAIGKDNINLTRSFAAENSPYFETGAKISYTSDNGKWFLSGMVLNGWQRIAKPEGNQSISFGHQVTFKPNDKITLNSSSFIGNDKAKEDKRMRYFHDLYGSFQLTEAFSTVIGFDIGAEQKSKGSDQYSLWYSPNLLMKYQLDNRWALAGRLEYYSDKNGVIIATKTPNGFQTFGYSFNIDYAVSKNIVFRTEARAFNSKDAIFVKGDDFKQGNFFVTTSLAAWF